One window of Flavobacterium dauae genomic DNA carries:
- a CDS encoding NgoPII family restriction endonuclease produces the protein MTNILEAIVNISENPVYEIKNHYSGRNRMNNVGEALETFIKDAFANTIQTDDETQKMREYNEKFSWLGNQNHPPDIMIKGGDAIEVKKTQSANSDLALNSSYPKSTVQANSTMITQACRTCEDWTEKDLIYCVGHTTDDSIKSLWMVYGNIYAANHETYQVIKQKISEGINEIPNVELAETNELGRVNRVDPLGITNLRIRGMWQIQNPRRVFNYLHASSESTFEVVAIIPTSKYDSFPTESKSRIETMKNTNLTIQNVQVKNPNNPANLIDAKLITFILNK, from the coding sequence ATGACAAATATCTTAGAAGCAATTGTAAACATTTCCGAAAATCCAGTGTATGAAATCAAAAATCATTACTCTGGCAGAAACAGAATGAACAATGTAGGCGAAGCATTGGAAACATTTATTAAAGATGCTTTTGCGAATACGATACAAACGGATGATGAAACGCAGAAAATGCGTGAATACAACGAGAAATTCTCTTGGTTAGGAAATCAAAATCACCCACCTGATATTATGATAAAAGGCGGAGATGCTATCGAAGTTAAGAAAACTCAAAGTGCAAATTCAGATTTGGCATTAAATAGTTCATATCCAAAATCAACAGTTCAAGCAAACAGTACGATGATTACTCAAGCTTGCCGAACTTGTGAAGATTGGACGGAGAAAGATTTGATTTACTGTGTTGGACACACAACAGATGACAGTATAAAGTCTTTATGGATGGTTTACGGCAATATTTATGCTGCAAATCACGAAACTTACCAAGTAATTAAACAAAAAATTTCGGAAGGAATAAACGAAATTCCAAATGTGGAGTTAGCAGAAACAAATGAATTAGGTCGAGTAAATCGAGTTGACCCATTGGGGATTACAAATTTGCGTATTCGAGGAATGTGGCAAATACAAAATCCAAGACGAGTTTTTAATTATTTGCACGCATCTTCTGAAAGTACATTTGAAGTTGTTGCAATAATCCCAACTTCTAAATATGATAGCTTTCCAACAGAAAGTAAATCTAGAATAGAAACTATGAAAAACACGAATTTAACTATACAAAATGTACAAGTTAAAAACCCGAATAATCCTGCAAATTTAATTGATGCAAAATTGATAACCTTTATCCTTAATAAATAA